A single region of the Moorena sp. SIOASIH genome encodes:
- the ftsH gene encoding ATP-dependent zinc metalloprotease FtsH — MSQGKTKEQTAMKKRFWMRAWMGNAEVNTSPQPLANPEVRLQQPQEKRKLVKFWRIAASLLLWQGVILGTPAQAQDKQDKSLTYSELLEKVKNGEVTKIEIDEATKIAKVSLEVPNKDEPPQRVPLFDQNSLLLKELRQQNVPTEIKRSADNSAALGLIANLFLLLLLLAGLMMILRRSASNSGQALNFGKSRARFQMEAKTGVLFDDVAGIEEAKEELQEVVTFLKQPERFTAVGARIPKGVLLVGPPGTGKTLLAKAIAGEAGVPFFSISGSEFVEMFVGVGASRVRDLFRKAKENAPCLVFIDEIDAVGRQRGAGIGGGNDEREQTLNQLLTEMDGFEGNTGIIIIAATNRPDVLDAALLRPGRFDRQVIVDYPDYKGRNNILEVHARNKKIDPEVCLETVAKRTPGFTGADLANLLNEAAILTARRRKDAITMLEINDAIDRVVAGMEGTPLVDNKNKRLIAYHEVGHAVISTLLPDHDPVQKVTLIPRGQARGLTWYIPDEEQGLITRAQLKAQITATLGGRAAEEEIFGEAEVTTGAVGDLRQVTSRARQMVTRFGMSDLGPLSLEDPGGEVFLGGSLITRAEYSEKIAAHIDAQVRTIVQHCHGHARQLIRENRVIIDRLVDLLIDQETIEGDQLRRIIEEHTQMHKEELVVS, encoded by the coding sequence TTGAGTCAAGGCAAGACCAAAGAGCAAACAGCCATGAAGAAACGTTTCTGGATGAGAGCATGGATGGGTAATGCAGAGGTAAATACCTCTCCACAGCCGCTGGCAAATCCTGAGGTTAGATTACAGCAACCCCAGGAAAAGCGCAAGTTAGTCAAATTCTGGCGTATTGCTGCCAGTTTGCTCCTTTGGCAAGGGGTGATACTGGGTACCCCAGCCCAAGCACAGGATAAACAAGATAAATCCCTAACCTATAGTGAGCTATTAGAGAAAGTTAAAAATGGGGAAGTCACTAAAATAGAAATCGATGAAGCCACTAAGATTGCTAAAGTTAGCCTAGAGGTACCCAATAAGGATGAACCTCCTCAACGAGTTCCTTTGTTCGATCAAAACTCCTTGCTACTCAAGGAACTCCGTCAACAGAATGTTCCCACTGAAATTAAGCGCTCTGCGGATAACTCAGCCGCTTTAGGTTTAATTGCCAACTTATTTTTGCTTCTGTTGTTACTAGCAGGCTTGATGATGATCCTGCGACGCTCTGCGAGTAATTCTGGTCAAGCCTTAAACTTTGGCAAATCCCGAGCACGGTTTCAGATGGAAGCCAAAACCGGGGTTCTCTTTGATGATGTAGCAGGTATTGAAGAAGCTAAAGAGGAATTGCAAGAAGTTGTCACATTCCTCAAACAACCAGAACGCTTTACTGCTGTTGGAGCACGCATCCCGAAAGGTGTGCTGCTAGTGGGTCCTCCAGGAACTGGTAAAACTCTCTTAGCCAAAGCGATCGCTGGTGAAGCAGGAGTTCCCTTCTTTAGCATCTCTGGTTCCGAATTCGTGGAAATGTTTGTGGGTGTTGGTGCCTCCCGTGTTCGTGACTTGTTCAGAAAAGCCAAAGAAAATGCCCCTTGCTTGGTCTTCATTGATGAAATTGATGCGGTAGGACGGCAACGGGGAGCAGGAATTGGCGGTGGAAATGATGAGCGGGAGCAAACCCTTAACCAATTGCTCACGGAAATGGATGGGTTTGAAGGGAACACAGGTATTATTATTATTGCTGCCACTAATCGCCCAGATGTGCTGGATGCTGCACTATTACGTCCTGGACGCTTTGACAGACAAGTCATTGTGGATTACCCTGACTACAAAGGTAGGAATAACATTCTGGAAGTCCACGCTCGCAACAAAAAGATTGACCCTGAGGTTTGTCTAGAAACTGTTGCTAAGCGTACCCCTGGGTTTACTGGTGCTGACTTAGCCAACCTACTCAACGAAGCTGCAATCCTGACTGCCCGCCGCCGCAAAGATGCCATCACTATGCTCGAAATCAATGATGCTATTGACCGGGTGGTCGCTGGGATGGAAGGCACTCCTCTAGTGGACAACAAGAATAAGCGATTAATTGCCTACCATGAGGTAGGACATGCTGTAATTTCCACCCTCCTACCGGATCACGACCCGGTACAGAAAGTAACCCTAATTCCCCGAGGGCAAGCCCGTGGTTTGACCTGGTATATTCCTGATGAAGAGCAAGGTTTGATTACTCGGGCTCAACTCAAAGCCCAAATAACTGCTACTTTAGGGGGTAGAGCAGCAGAAGAAGAAATTTTTGGTGAGGCTGAAGTTACTACTGGTGCTGTTGGGGACTTGCGACAAGTTACCTCACGAGCACGGCAGATGGTAACCCGCTTTGGAATGAGTGATTTGGGTCCTCTGTCCTTAGAAGACCCAGGGGGAGAAGTTTTTCTAGGGGGTAGTTTGATTACTAGGGCTGAGTACTCAGAGAAAATTGCTGCCCACATTGATGCCCAAGTGCGCACAATTGTGCAGCATTGCCATGGCCATGCTCGTCAATTAATCCGGGAAAATCGGGTAATAATTGACCGATTAGTAGACCTGTTGATAGATCAAGAAACTATCGAAGGAGACCAGTTACGCAGAATTATAGAAGAACACACCCAGATGCACAAGGAAGAATTGGTAGTTTCGTAG
- the psbB gene encoding photosystem II chlorophyll-binding protein CP47 codes for MGLPWYRVHTVVLNDPGRLLAVHLMHTALVAGWAGSMALYELAIFDPSDPVLNPMWRQGMFVMPFMARLGVTDSWGGWSITGETVTNAGLWSFEGVAATHIILSGLLFLAAVWHWVYWDLDVFRDPRSGEPALDLPKIFGIHLFLSGLLCFGFGAFHLTGLWGPGMWVSDAYGLTGSVQAIAPEWGPAGFNPYNPGGIVAHHIAAGVVGVIAGLFHLTVRPPERLFKALRMGNIETVLSSSIAAVFFAAFVVAGTMWYGSAATPIELFGPTRYQWDQGYFQQEINQRVQAELADGASLSEAWSSIPEKLAFYDYIGNSPAKGGLFRTGPMDKGDGIAEGWLGHAVFTDSEGRELTVRRMPNFFETFPIILTDANGVVRADIPFRRAESRYSFEQAGVTASFYGGVLDGQTFTDPFDVKQYARTAQLGEGFEFDRETLNSDGVFRTSTRGWFTFGHAVFALLFFFGHIWHGSRTLYRDVFAGVDPDLEEEQVEWGFFQKLGDKSTRRTEPI; via the coding sequence ATGGGACTACCCTGGTACCGAGTACACACGGTCGTCCTGAATGATCCAGGACGTCTGCTAGCTGTGCACTTGATGCATACAGCCCTGGTGGCAGGCTGGGCTGGTTCAATGGCCCTGTACGAATTGGCAATTTTTGATCCGAGTGACCCGGTCCTTAACCCTATGTGGCGTCAGGGGATGTTCGTCATGCCCTTTATGGCTCGTCTAGGGGTTACTGATTCCTGGGGGGGCTGGAGTATCACTGGTGAAACCGTAACCAATGCTGGCTTATGGTCTTTTGAAGGTGTCGCTGCAACTCATATTATCCTTTCTGGTTTATTGTTCCTGGCTGCCGTATGGCACTGGGTTTACTGGGATTTAGATGTGTTCAGAGACCCACGCAGTGGCGAACCAGCTCTCGATTTGCCAAAAATTTTTGGTATTCACCTGTTCTTATCTGGTTTACTCTGCTTTGGTTTTGGTGCCTTTCACTTGACTGGGCTTTGGGGGCCTGGGATGTGGGTATCTGATGCCTATGGTCTCACTGGTAGTGTTCAAGCGATCGCACCAGAATGGGGACCAGCCGGCTTTAACCCCTATAACCCTGGAGGTATTGTCGCTCACCATATCGCTGCTGGTGTTGTTGGGGTTATTGCTGGTTTATTCCACTTAACAGTACGACCACCAGAGCGCTTGTTTAAAGCTCTACGGATGGGGAATATCGAAACGGTACTCTCCAGCAGTATCGCGGCTGTGTTTTTTGCTGCATTTGTAGTAGCAGGCACCATGTGGTACGGCAGTGCTGCCACCCCAATTGAACTGTTTGGTCCAACTCGCTATCAGTGGGATCAGGGGTATTTCCAACAGGAAATTAACCAACGGGTACAAGCTGAATTGGCTGATGGTGCTAGCTTGTCAGAAGCTTGGTCATCAATTCCAGAGAAGCTGGCATTCTATGACTATATCGGCAACTCTCCTGCCAAAGGTGGTTTGTTCCGTACAGGTCCGATGGACAAAGGGGATGGCATTGCTGAAGGTTGGCTAGGTCATGCGGTGTTCACAGACAGTGAAGGTCGGGAGCTGACCGTTCGTCGGATGCCGAACTTCTTTGAAACCTTCCCTATCATTTTGACCGATGCTAATGGTGTAGTTCGTGCGGACATACCTTTCCGACGGGCTGAATCTAGGTATAGTTTCGAGCAAGCTGGTGTCACTGCTAGCTTCTACGGTGGAGTTCTTGATGGTCAAACCTTTACTGACCCATTCGATGTGAAGCAATACGCTCGTACTGCTCAGCTGGGTGAGGGCTTTGAATTTGACCGTGAAACCCTAAACTCTGATGGTGTGTTCCGCACTAGTACCCGGGGTTGGTTCACCTTTGGTCATGCTGTCTTTGCACTGTTGTTCTTCTTTGGGCACATCTGGCACGGCTCACGCACCCTCTATCGGGATGTGTTTGCTGGTGTCGATCCTGACCTAGAGGAAGAGCAAGTCGAGTGGGGCTTCTTCCAGAAGCTTGGTGATAAGAGTACCCGTAGGACAGAGCCTATCTAG
- a CDS encoding transposase → MRVAYQYKLRLTKSQVINIERWLDMLRCQYNYLLADRFDWYERNRCSINACPIVCHLPELRTNPDYYSQKRTLPNLKKNKPWYKDIHANVLQDCVKRVDLAFKRYLKGDYKGNRSGKPRFKAKERYRSLTFSAFSKNPIKGNWLNLPKFGWVKMIYHRPIPDGFKIKTAIVTRKADGYYVTLSLQDDSVTTVILSEEVSNPVGIDMGLKSFLIKSDGTDIPIPQYYRKAQKRLKKIQKAVSRSKKGSNNRKKVVSKLGKAHKKVTDTRKDFHFKTVKGLLDNHDLVAHEKLNIKGLAKTKMAKSVLDAGWGQFLSILSTKAENAGLITVGVNPRNTSQNCSNCGKKVPKKLKDRTHYCPHCGYVADRDVNAARNILKLAVGHPVCNKAYRVSEPIGGVGKKPTL, encoded by the coding sequence ATGAGAGTAGCCTATCAGTACAAATTAAGGTTGACCAAGAGCCAAGTGATTAACATAGAAAGGTGGCTAGATATGCTGCGCTGTCAATATAACTATCTATTAGCAGATCGTTTTGATTGGTACGAGAGAAATCGCTGCTCAATTAATGCTTGCCCCATTGTTTGTCATTTACCGGAGCTAAGGACTAATCCAGACTATTATTCTCAAAAACGAACTCTACCCAATTTAAAGAAGAATAAACCATGGTATAAAGATATTCATGCAAACGTTTTACAAGATTGTGTGAAGCGGGTAGATTTAGCTTTTAAGAGGTATTTAAAAGGTGATTATAAGGGCAACCGGAGTGGAAAGCCTAGATTTAAAGCCAAAGAGCGATACCGTTCTTTGACTTTCTCTGCTTTTTCTAAAAATCCAATAAAAGGAAATTGGTTGAATCTTCCCAAGTTTGGGTGGGTCAAGATGATTTATCACCGACCAATCCCTGATGGATTCAAGATTAAAACGGCTATAGTTACCCGAAAAGCTGACGGATACTATGTTACACTGTCGTTACAGGATGACAGTGTAACGACAGTGATTCTCTCAGAAGAAGTGTCAAATCCAGTAGGGATTGACATGGGTCTTAAATCATTTTTGATTAAATCTGATGGTACAGACATACCCATTCCTCAGTACTATAGGAAAGCTCAAAAGCGGCTCAAAAAAATCCAAAAAGCTGTCAGCAGATCCAAGAAAGGTAGTAACAACCGAAAGAAAGTTGTATCCAAATTGGGAAAAGCTCATAAGAAAGTTACTGACACCAGAAAAGATTTTCATTTTAAAACAGTGAAAGGGCTACTAGACAACCACGATCTAGTAGCTCACGAAAAGCTGAATATTAAAGGTCTAGCCAAAACCAAAATGGCTAAATCAGTTTTAGATGCTGGCTGGGGACAATTCCTATCGATCCTTTCAACCAAAGCCGAAAATGCTGGGTTGATAACGGTTGGGGTAAATCCCAGAAACACCAGTCAAAACTGTTCCAATTGTGGCAAAAAAGTACCCAAGAAATTGAAAGACCGCACTCATTATTGTCCTCACTGTGGTTACGTGGCTGACAGAGATGTAAATGCGGCTAGAAATATTCTTAAATTGGCGGTGGGGCATCCCGTCTGTAATAAAGCTTACCGAGTATCCGAACCAATAGGTGGAGTTGGTAAGAAGCCCACACTGTAA
- a CDS encoding MoxR family ATPase: MADLGRRKYTGDGKCRYKPLPGAWQEPEPYIASKALADAVNTALYLRRPLLLEGDPGCGKTRLAYGVAYELGYPLYSCYIRSSSRAQDLLYDYDAIGRLYDIQERQTAGNPRQPLYRRNYVTLGELGEAIKQSQNDIPSVVLIDEIDKADRDFPNDLLLEVERLQFQVKEVINVRFDALKGKTKEERRDFLPLIIITSNSEKELPKPFLRRCLFYYVEFPEKATLKQIIQSHFKTEITPLSEAAIQKFGELRELRSWQKIPGTSEFLDWLRMLERDQQGNHSTAEALGETPTANLPHLETLVKTQQDHDALSKTRIPD, encoded by the coding sequence ATGGCTGACTTAGGCAGACGAAAGTACACAGGTGACGGTAAGTGTCGCTACAAACCGCTTCCTGGTGCATGGCAAGAGCCAGAACCTTACATTGCTTCTAAGGCTTTGGCAGATGCAGTTAATACTGCTCTCTACCTGCGTCGTCCTTTATTATTAGAAGGTGACCCAGGCTGCGGGAAAACGCGCTTAGCTTATGGGGTTGCCTATGAACTGGGTTATCCCCTCTATAGCTGCTACATCCGCTCTAGCAGTCGAGCCCAGGATTTACTGTATGATTATGATGCCATAGGTCGGTTGTATGACATTCAAGAACGTCAAACTGCCGGTAATCCCAGGCAACCTTTGTACCGCAGAAATTATGTTACCCTAGGGGAGTTGGGCGAGGCAATTAAGCAATCACAAAATGACATTCCTTCGGTGGTTCTCATTGATGAAATTGATAAAGCAGATAGGGATTTTCCCAATGACTTGCTCTTAGAAGTGGAGCGATTGCAGTTCCAAGTTAAAGAAGTAATCAACGTTCGTTTTGATGCTTTAAAAGGTAAAACCAAAGAAGAACGAAGAGATTTTTTACCATTAATTATTATCACCAGTAATAGTGAAAAAGAATTGCCCAAACCTTTCCTACGTCGTTGTTTATTTTACTACGTTGAATTCCCAGAAAAGGCTACTCTAAAACAGATTATCCAGAGTCATTTTAAAACTGAGATTACCCCCCTATCCGAAGCAGCTATCCAAAAATTTGGGGAACTGCGGGAATTGAGAAGTTGGCAAAAAATACCAGGCACTAGTGAATTTTTGGATTGGTTGAGAATGTTGGAACGGGATCAACAAGGGAATCACAGTACTGCTGAAGCATTAGGGGAAACTCCGACCGCCAATCTGCCTCATCTAGAAACTCTAGTCAAAACTCAACAGGATCACGATGCCCTGAGCAAGACCAGGATACCAGATTAG
- the nrdR gene encoding transcriptional regulator NrdR encodes MRCPSCHHTESRVLESRSTEAGKSVRRRRECLGCKHRFTTYERIEFVPITVIKRDGKRESFDRSKLLRGIVRACEKTGILQKRLEALVDEIEAELQQRFGREVISHEIGELVLRYLRSESEVAYVRFASVYGKFQGIRDFVTTLEDLQQEDVPMEIPQVPPTPSDHVEEIKTSTSV; translated from the coding sequence ATGCGATGCCCCTCTTGTCACCACACCGAGAGCCGCGTTCTTGAGTCTCGTTCTACTGAGGCAGGGAAAAGTGTGAGGCGACGTCGGGAGTGTTTGGGATGCAAACATCGCTTCACGACATATGAGCGCATCGAATTTGTCCCAATAACTGTGATCAAGCGGGATGGCAAGCGGGAATCATTTGACCGTTCCAAGTTGTTACGGGGAATTGTACGTGCTTGTGAAAAAACCGGCATTCTCCAAAAACGCCTGGAAGCATTGGTTGATGAGATTGAAGCAGAATTGCAACAGCGATTTGGTCGGGAAGTCATCAGTCACGAAATTGGCGAGTTAGTCTTGCGCTACCTACGTTCGGAGAGTGAAGTGGCTTATGTACGCTTTGCTTCGGTCTATGGAAAATTTCAAGGGATTAGAGATTTTGTCACTACCCTAGAGGATCTCCAACAGGAAGATGTACCAATGGAAATCCCCCAGGTTCCGCCAACCCCCTCAGATCATGTAGAAGAAATAAAGACATCGACTTCGGTGTAA
- a CDS encoding M23 family metallopeptidase produces MRSGYLSRLLIFAGLSLTSSIGLSTHSSFPSQRVTASEPPSTLVAGVRSFAKGGSFPVENFRGYTSGFGYRPSPRGSGWEFHRGLDIAAPEGSYIRNWWSGKVIKISDGTACGTSITIQSGKWQHIYCHMKGYAVKNGGTRYLIDNSGGIQIKEGQLLPSGARIGRVGMTGRTTGPHLHWGLKYGKQYVDPAKVLRAMYKTRA; encoded by the coding sequence ATGCGCAGTGGTTATTTATCAAGGCTTCTAATTTTCGCTGGACTGAGTTTAACAAGTTCAATCGGTTTAAGTACCCATTCGAGTTTCCCCAGCCAGCGAGTAACTGCATCAGAACCTCCCTCAACCTTGGTAGCCGGAGTAAGAAGTTTTGCCAAAGGGGGTTCCTTTCCCGTAGAAAACTTCCGGGGCTACACCTCTGGCTTCGGTTACCGACCCTCTCCTAGAGGTTCTGGATGGGAATTCCACCGAGGTTTAGACATAGCTGCCCCTGAAGGAAGCTATATCCGTAACTGGTGGAGTGGTAAAGTAATTAAAATTTCTGATGGTACTGCTTGCGGCACCTCAATAACTATCCAATCGGGCAAGTGGCAGCACATCTACTGTCACATGAAAGGATACGCAGTTAAAAATGGAGGTACTCGCTATTTAATTGACAACTCCGGTGGGATTCAGATCAAGGAAGGTCAACTGTTGCCTTCTGGAGCCAGAATCGGTCGAGTAGGGATGACTGGTCGTACCACCGGTCCTCATCTGCACTGGGGATTGAAGTATGGCAAGCAATATGTTGACCCAGCGAAGGTGCTGCGGGCAATGTATAAAACACGAGCTTGA
- a CDS encoding class I SAM-dependent methyltransferase: MQTHQERYDKWAPDYNRDVAARNYDGPEYIVRYLMEIVNSGKVLINPTNPDFKVIDVGCGSGLVGKGLQEHGFRHIDGTDLSQGMIVEAHKTGAYQTLIGWVDLNHPLPFFLHGQYDLTLCCGVFALDFVEPQSLKWLAQVTKPGGTIVMSTKTTYYNTYDFEGYYKQLQSEGKIKLVDCRMDQPYLGTEADGHYWIFSVNGA; the protein is encoded by the coding sequence ATGCAGACTCACCAAGAACGCTATGATAAATGGGCACCGGACTACAACCGAGATGTTGCAGCCAGAAACTACGATGGGCCAGAATACATCGTTCGTTATCTGATGGAAATAGTCAACAGTGGCAAAGTGTTGATCAATCCAACAAATCCTGATTTTAAGGTCATTGATGTGGGATGCGGCTCAGGGTTGGTTGGCAAAGGCTTACAGGAGCATGGTTTTCGGCATATTGATGGGACAGATTTATCTCAGGGAATGATTGTAGAAGCCCATAAAACTGGAGCCTACCAAACTTTAATTGGATGGGTTGATTTAAACCATCCACTGCCATTTTTTCTGCATGGACAGTATGACCTAACCCTCTGCTGTGGTGTGTTTGCCCTGGATTTTGTTGAACCTCAATCTCTGAAATGGTTAGCACAGGTCACAAAGCCAGGAGGAACTATTGTCATGAGTACCAAAACAACGTATTACAACACCTACGACTTTGAGGGTTACTACAAACAGTTGCAATCTGAGGGTAAGATTAAACTCGTTGATTGCCGTATGGATCAGCCTTATTTGGGAACTGAAGCCGACGGCCATTACTGGATCTTTTCGGTAAACGGCGCGTGA
- a CDS encoding photosystem II reaction center protein T — translation MESVAYILILTLALGTLFFAIAFREPPKIGK, via the coding sequence ATGGAATCAGTTGCTTATATCTTAATCTTGACCTTAGCCCTAGGCACCCTATTTTTTGCCATTGCTTTTCGGGAACCGCCTAAGATCGGTAAGTAG
- a CDS encoding AAA family ATPase, which translates to MFDDLLSALKRLDKLLEQAVITAQAVYGSEAATDPYRGLRINRDQVKQLLDREPGIPLFAVDAEKTESAQTNNTPLNWLKQTFGLSEFDLDVMLIALAPEIDLGYERLYAYLQDDVTRRRPSIDLALNLLCPSAEAKLLQRVHFAPDAPLIKHGLLHLIPDPHQVKPPILSYYLKLDEQVIHSLLKQKSLEPRLESWCQLIDSPAVEDKLPIRDDIKHILPKLVKHAQHTNQPLHLYFSGLHSTEKRRGAIALAAQLNKPLLIADLAQALAIKQEFDQLLKLLFRQACFHNAILYLESLESLDSLQTKEQHLLYKSLLDRLTEEKGVLILSGIQSWVPKFTNLQGVITVPFATPDFYQRRVYWQASLETKGIVLSDRDLDTLANRFTLSSAQIAGAVTTACNQALWGAAAEFEELPLNSTIKPTLNDLLAAARDQSGNNLTELARKLNAKYSWQDIILPPDQLAQLKEICNQAKYRHIVYEKWGFHRKLSIGKGLNVLFSGPPGTGKTMAAEVIANELQLELYKIDLSQVVSKYIGETEKNLNRIFMAAETANAILLFDEADALFGKRSEVRDAHDRYANIEVGYLLQKMEEYEGISILTTNLRQNLDEAFVRRLAFTVHFPSPDEASRRRIWEGIWTEEIPLSADVDFEFLARQFKLSGGNIKNIALAAAFLAAEAGSAVMMEHLLQGTRREYQKMGKVWADGMRSLK; encoded by the coding sequence ATGTTCGACGATCTGCTCTCAGCCTTAAAAAGGCTAGATAAATTACTAGAGCAAGCAGTAATAACAGCACAAGCTGTCTACGGTTCAGAAGCAGCTACTGACCCTTATCGAGGTCTTCGTATTAATCGCGATCAGGTCAAGCAACTCCTAGATCGTGAACCAGGGATACCTTTGTTTGCAGTAGATGCAGAAAAAACTGAGTCCGCTCAGACTAACAATACACCATTAAACTGGCTGAAACAGACTTTCGGTTTGTCTGAATTTGATTTAGACGTGATGCTGATTGCCCTGGCTCCAGAAATTGATTTAGGTTATGAGCGTCTGTATGCCTATCTCCAGGATGATGTCACTCGCAGGCGACCTAGTATTGATTTAGCCTTAAATTTACTATGTCCCTCTGCTGAAGCCAAGCTGTTGCAACGAGTTCATTTTGCTCCTGACGCGCCCTTAATCAAACATGGTTTACTTCACTTAATTCCTGACCCTCATCAGGTTAAACCACCAATATTATCCTATTATCTCAAGCTAGACGAGCAGGTTATCCATTCTCTGTTAAAACAGAAGAGTCTTGAACCGCGTTTAGAATCTTGGTGTCAATTGATAGATAGTCCTGCTGTTGAGGACAAGTTACCGATTAGGGATGACATTAAACACATACTTCCTAAGCTAGTCAAACACGCTCAACATACCAACCAGCCTCTACATCTGTATTTCTCTGGTTTACATTCTACTGAAAAACGCCGTGGAGCGATCGCCCTTGCCGCTCAACTGAACAAGCCGTTATTGATTGCGGATTTAGCTCAAGCTTTAGCAATTAAGCAAGAGTTTGACCAACTGCTAAAACTGTTGTTCCGTCAAGCCTGTTTTCACAATGCTATCCTCTATCTAGAAAGTCTGGAAAGTTTAGATTCACTACAGACCAAAGAGCAGCATCTGTTATATAAAAGCTTACTTGACAGACTAACTGAGGAAAAAGGTGTGCTAATCTTATCTGGAATACAGTCGTGGGTGCCCAAGTTTACCAATCTCCAGGGTGTGATTACTGTACCTTTTGCTACACCGGATTTTTACCAACGGCGCGTTTACTGGCAAGCTAGTTTAGAAACTAAAGGAATTGTACTTAGCGATCGCGACTTAGATACCCTCGCCAATCGTTTTACCTTAAGTTCAGCTCAAATAGCAGGAGCAGTGACAACTGCTTGTAATCAGGCTTTGTGGGGTGCTGCTGCCGAATTTGAGGAATTGCCATTAAACAGTACAATTAAGCCAACCCTAAATGATTTATTGGCAGCGGCTCGTGACCAATCTGGTAACAATTTAACTGAATTAGCTCGCAAACTTAACGCTAAGTATAGTTGGCAAGACATTATCTTACCCCCCGATCAACTTGCTCAGCTTAAAGAAATTTGTAATCAAGCCAAGTATCGTCATATTGTCTATGAGAAATGGGGCTTTCACCGCAAGCTGTCTATTGGTAAAGGATTAAATGTACTATTTTCAGGTCCACCAGGCACAGGTAAGACCATGGCGGCGGAAGTGATTGCTAATGAACTACAGCTTGAGCTATACAAAATTGATTTATCCCAGGTTGTCAGTAAGTACATTGGCGAGACTGAGAAAAATCTTAACCGCATTTTTATGGCTGCGGAAACTGCCAATGCTATCCTTCTGTTTGACGAGGCAGATGCTCTGTTTGGCAAACGCTCTGAAGTTCGAGATGCTCATGACCGCTACGCCAATATTGAAGTTGGGTATCTGTTGCAGAAGATGGAGGAATATGAGGGCATATCAATTTTGACAACAAATTTGCGCCAAAATTTAGACGAGGCATTTGTGCGTAGGTTAGCCTTTACAGTACACTTTCCCTCACCAGATGAAGCTAGTCGTCGGCGCATTTGGGAGGGAATTTGGACTGAGGAAATCCCCTTGTCAGCAGATGTAGATTTTGAGTTTTTGGCACGACAGTTCAAATTGAGTGGAGGGAATATTAAGAATATTGCCCTAGCAGCAGCTTTTCTAGCAGCTGAAGCAGGTAGTGCAGTGATGATGGAACATTTGTTACAGGGAACTCGCCGGGAGTATCAGAAGATGGGTAAGGTATGGGCTGATGGGATGCGATCGCTTAAATAA